In Natronococcus occultus SP4, the following proteins share a genomic window:
- a CDS encoding Mrp/NBP35 family ATP-binding protein yields MSITEYELKIKLEGIEDPDVGEDIVTLGLVNDVTIDDETARISLAFNTPYAPAEMEIGNRVREVVEEAGLEPDLRAHAGAEHGFDDEVLPRVRNVIAVSSGKGGVGKTTVAANLAAGLEKRGAMVGILDADIHGPNIPRILPVESDPGVTPNEDIVPPRSDGVRVISMGFMTEEEDDPAILRGPMVNKFMMKFLEGVEWGRLDYLIVDLPPGTGDATLNLLQSMPVTGAVVVTTPQEMALDDTRKGVQMFNKHDTPVLGIVENMSSFICPSCGDQHGLFGTEGADRISEKYDVPLVGRVPIHPDFGAEGSKGTLVKDDDSEVQDILEEMVATVADRVSEANRRTVSENTADEPDDALPTEIED; encoded by the coding sequence ATGAGCATCACAGAATACGAACTCAAGATCAAACTCGAGGGCATCGAAGATCCGGACGTCGGCGAGGACATCGTCACGCTCGGTCTGGTCAACGACGTCACGATCGACGACGAGACCGCCCGGATCTCGCTCGCGTTCAACACGCCCTACGCCCCCGCCGAGATGGAGATCGGCAACCGGGTCCGGGAGGTCGTCGAGGAGGCCGGCCTCGAGCCCGACCTGCGGGCTCACGCCGGCGCCGAACACGGCTTCGACGACGAGGTCCTCCCCAGGGTGCGCAACGTCATCGCGGTCTCCTCGGGGAAAGGTGGCGTCGGCAAGACGACCGTCGCGGCCAACCTCGCCGCCGGGCTCGAGAAACGCGGCGCGATGGTCGGCATCCTCGACGCCGACATCCACGGGCCGAACATCCCCCGCATCCTGCCCGTCGAGAGCGATCCAGGCGTTACGCCCAACGAGGACATCGTCCCGCCCCGCTCGGACGGCGTCCGCGTGATCAGTATGGGCTTTATGACCGAGGAGGAAGACGACCCCGCCATCCTCCGTGGGCCGATGGTCAACAAGTTCATGATGAAGTTTCTCGAGGGCGTCGAGTGGGGCCGACTCGACTACCTCATCGTCGACCTCCCGCCGGGGACGGGTGACGCGACGCTGAACCTGCTGCAGTCGATGCCGGTAACCGGCGCGGTTGTCGTCACGACCCCCCAGGAGATGGCGCTGGACGACACCCGCAAGGGCGTCCAGATGTTCAATAAACACGACACGCCCGTGCTGGGGATCGTCGAGAACATGAGCTCCTTTATCTGTCCGAGCTGTGGCGACCAGCACGGCCTCTTTGGGACCGAGGGCGCCGACAGGATCTCCGAGAAGTACGACGTCCCGCTGGTCGGTCGCGTCCCGATCCACCCCGACTTCGGCGCCGAGGGCAGCAAGGGCACGCTCGTCAAGGACGACGACAGCGAGGTCCAGGACATCCTCGAGGAGATGGTCGCCACCGTCGCCGATCGGGTCAGCGAGGCCAACCGCCGCACCGTCTCCGAGAACACCGCCGACGAGCCCGACGACGCCCTGCCGACCGAGATCGAGGACTGA
- a CDS encoding BtpA/SgcQ family protein, with translation MSSDFIDRFDADSPVLGMVHLPALPGAPGYDADGGREAIRRRALEDARTLVDGGVDGIVLENFGDAPFYPEDVPTHTVAEMTAIATAVAEAVDVPLGINVLRNDAEAALSVAAAAGAAFVRINVHVGAAATDQGVVAGRAHETLRLRERLDADVDVLADVHVKHATPIGDGDVRRTALETAERGRADGVIVSGSGTGAATPLEDVEAVADVLGGGDGKTSVLVGSGVTPETVGDCLAAGADGVIVGTALKEGGETTNPVSGERVAELVAAACERDTRT, from the coding sequence ATGAGCAGCGACTTCATCGATCGGTTCGACGCCGACAGCCCCGTCCTCGGAATGGTCCACCTCCCGGCGCTTCCCGGCGCGCCCGGGTACGACGCGGACGGCGGCCGCGAGGCGATCCGCCGTCGCGCCCTCGAGGACGCCCGCACCCTCGTCGATGGTGGCGTCGACGGGATCGTCCTCGAGAACTTCGGCGACGCGCCGTTCTATCCCGAGGACGTGCCGACCCACACCGTCGCGGAGATGACCGCGATCGCGACCGCAGTTGCCGAGGCCGTCGACGTCCCGCTGGGGATCAACGTGCTCCGCAACGACGCCGAGGCGGCGCTGTCGGTCGCCGCGGCTGCTGGCGCCGCGTTCGTCCGGATCAACGTCCACGTCGGGGCCGCCGCGACCGACCAGGGCGTGGTAGCGGGACGAGCCCACGAGACGCTGCGCCTGCGGGAGCGCCTCGACGCCGACGTCGACGTCCTCGCGGACGTCCACGTCAAACACGCGACGCCGATCGGTGACGGCGACGTTCGGCGGACGGCCCTCGAGACCGCCGAGCGCGGCCGCGCCGACGGGGTGATCGTCTCGGGTTCCGGAACGGGCGCGGCGACGCCACTCGAGGACGTCGAGGCTGTCGCCGACGTCCTCGGCGGGGGAGACGGCAAGACGTCCGTCCTCGTCGGCAGCGGCGTCACTCCGGAGACGGTCGGTGACTGTCTCGCAGCCGGCGCTGACGGCGTCATCGTCGGCACCGCGCTCAAGGAGGGTGGCGAGACGACGAACCCGGTTTCGGGCGAGCGTGTTGCCGAACTCGTCGCGGCCGCTTGCGAGCGTGACACCCGAACGTAG